A single genomic interval of Hevea brasiliensis isolate MT/VB/25A 57/8 chromosome 4, ASM3005281v1, whole genome shotgun sequence harbors:
- the LOC131179204 gene encoding putative glycerol-3-phosphate transporter 5: protein MQSKTLNLPPALTLFPFLKPQSRTLIFYQIFVLVITFFAYASFHASRKPPSIVKSILGPTVQLNSSIIQSNLSSMDTGWPPFNGPEGTHRLGEIDLAFLSAYSIGMYFAGHVGDRIDLRLFLVFRMVGSGLFTIIFGLGYWFDIHSLGFFVGIQILCGLFQSIGWPCVVAVVGNWFGKAKRGLIMRVWNSHTSVGNIIGSVVASGVLEFGWGWSFAVPGILVILVGVLVFLFLVVSPEDIGFEPLGMEIEMAVEVEGGENLEKVESEEAGLLGMENSDSLAAIGFLEAWRLPGVAPFAFCLFFSKPVAYTFLYWLPFYIRHTAVAGVHLSHKTAGILSTLFDIGGVFGGISAGYVSDMIEARAVTSIVFLLLSIPALILYRLYGSLSMIMNIALMLLSGLLVNGPYSLITTAVAADLGTQDLIKGNSRALATVTAIIDGTGSVGAAIGPLLAGYISTRGWNSVFLMLIVSISFASLLLIRVAKTEIKRKMNEGKWVSNSTSAH from the exons ATGCAATCCAAAACCCTAAATTTACCTCCAGCTCTTACCCTTTTCCCATTCCTTAAACCCCAGTCCAGAACCCTGATTTTCTACCAAATCTTCGTCCTAGTCATCACCTTCTTCGCGTACGCCTCCTTCCATGCCTCTCGAAAGCCGCCCAGTATCGTCAAGAGCATTCTTGGACCAACTGTTCAGTTAAATTCTTCGATAATTCAATCCAATTTAAGCTCTATGGATACTGGTTGGCCTCCATTCAATGGTCCGGAGGGAACTCATCGCCTTGGGGAGATTGATCTTGCTTTTCTTTCAGCCTATTCGATCGGGATGTATTTTGCGGGACATGTTGGTGATAGGATTGATTTGAGATTGTTTCTTGTTTTTCGTATGGTAGGTAGTGGTCTTTTCACTATCATTTTTGGGTTAGGGTATTGGTTTGATATACATTCGTTAGGATTTTTTGTGGGTATACAGATTTTGTGTGGATTGTTTCAGTCTATAGGATGGCCTTGTGTGGTGGCAGTTGTTGGGAATTGGTTTGGGAAAGCAAAGAGAGGGTTGATAATGAGGGTATGGAATTCGCATACTTCAGTAGGAAACATTATTGGGTCGGTTGTGGCTTCTGGTGTTTTGGAGTTTGGATGGGGTTGGTCATTTGCGGTGCCTGGGATTTTGGTGATTTTAGTTGGGGTTTTGGTGTTTTTGTTTCTCGTTGTTAGTCCTGAAGATATTGGATTTGAGCCTCTAGGGATGGAGATTGagatggctgtggaggtggaaggAGGGGAGAACTTAGAGAAAGTGGAATCAGAAGAAGCAGGGCTTCTTGGGATGGAAAATTCAGATTCTTTGGCTGCCATTGGATTTCTGGAAGCTTGGAGACTACCTGGAGTGGCGCCATTTGCTTTCTGCCTCTTCTTTTCGAAGCCAGTGGCTTACACCTTTTTATATTGGTTGCCCTTCTACATTAGGCACACTG CTGTTGCAGGTGTGCATTTGTCACACAAAACTGCTGGCATTCTCTCTACTTTATTTGACATTGGCGGAGTCTTTGGCGGAATTTCGGCTGGATACGTATCTGATATGATTGAAGCTCGTGCAGTAACTTCAATTGTATTCTTGTTGTTATCAATTCCAGCCCTTATTTTGTACCGACTTTATGGGAGcctgtctatgattatgaacATAGCTTTGATGCTTCTTTCTGGTTTGCTTGTGAATGGCCCTTACTCATTAATCACGACGGCTGTTGCGGCTGATCTTGGTACCCAGGACTTAATCAAGGGAAATTCCCGTGCCTTGGCTACTGTCACTGCAATTATAGATGGTACTGGCTCTGTTGGGGCAGCTATTGGCCCACTTTTGGCTGGGTATATTTCAACAAGAGGATGGAACAGTGTTTTTCTAATGCTCATTGTTTCAATTTCCTTTGCAAGTTTACTCCTGATTCGAGTTGCaaaaactgaaattaaaagaaagaTGAATGAGGGGAAATGGGTTTCAAACAGCACAAGTGCACATTGA
- the LOC131179203 gene encoding ABC transporter C family member 3-like translates to MELADSLRHGTLAFLSNSTSLIYSGTDFLTKPIFLRGFSGSLHLGLLLVLFVSFVWKKLWVGDSEGSNDRLNKNERVLCYKQTLFCCLGVSLFSLVWFLLNYFYWYKNGWSGDELVTLLDLALRTLSWVAVSVYLHNQFFDSANTKFPFLLRVWWGSYFAFSCYCLVVDLVLYGQHVSLQVQYLASDAVSVFAGLFLCFMGFLKIKGEDTLLEELLLNGDSINNSESTKSRGGDTVTPYSNAGLFSILTFSWMGSLIARGNKKTLDLEDVPQLYSGDSVVGAFRVFRSKLESDSAASGFTTFKLVKALFLSAWKEILWTALLAVLYTSATYVGPYLIDAFVQYLNGRGKFKNQGYLLASAFLVGKLVECLSQRHWFFRLQQIGIRIRAVLVAMIYNKGLTLSCQSKQGHTSGEIINFMTVDAERIGNFSWYLHDPWLVIIQVVLALFILYKNLGLATLAALVATVIVMLLNYPLGRLQENFQDKLMKCKDKRMKATSEILRNMRILKLQAWEMKFLSKIEELRKTEAGWLKKFVYSSSIVSFVFWGAPTFVSVATFGSCMLMGIPLESGKILSALATFRILQEPIYNLPDTISMIVQTKVSLDRIASFLRLDDLQSDVVQKFPRGSSDTAIEIVDGNFSWDLSSPNPTLKDINFKVFHGMRVAVCGTVGSGKSSLLSCILGEVPKISGTLRLCGKKAYVAQSPWIQSGKIEENILFGEEMDRERYERILEACSLKKDLEILSFGDQTVIGERGINLSGGQKQRIQIARALYQDADIYLFDDPFSAVDAHTGSHLFKEVLLGLLSSKTVIYVTHQVEFLPSADLILVMKDGRITQAGYYNEILNSGSDFMELVGAHKTALSTLDSKQAGPASGNESISKDNTNGVPEKEENGKADEMAEPKGQIVQEEEREKGRVGFPVYWKYLTTAYGGALVPFILLAHILFQILQIGSNYWMAWATPGSKDVKPVVSGYTLMVVYVAFAVGSAFCILARSTLLVTAGYKTATLLFNKMHLCIFRAPMSFFDSTPSGRILNRASTDQIAVDMRIPYLVGSVAFSMIQLLGIIAVVSQVAWQVFFVFIPVIAACIWYQQYYIPSARELSRLVGVCNAPVIQHFSETISGSATIRSFDQQLRFRETNMKLMDSYSRPKFHNAAAMEWLCFRLDMLSSIIFAFSLLFLISFRKGIDPAIAGLAVTYGLNLNMIQAWMIWSICNMENTFISVERILQYMSIPSEPPLVIEENQPDYSWPSHGEVDIGNLQVRYAPHLPLVLRGLTCTFPGGKKIGIVGRTGSGKSTLIQALFRIVEPAAGQILIDGINISLIGVHDLRSRLSIIPQDPTMFEGTVRSNLDPLEEYTDEQIWEALDKCQLGDEVRKKEKKLDSTVTENGENWSMGQRQLVCLGRVLLKKSKVLVLDEATASVDTATDNLIQQTIRQHFSDCTVITIAHRITSVLDSDMVLLLSQGLIEEYDTPIKLLENNSSSFAQLVAEYSARSKSSFEKL, encoded by the exons ATGGAACTTGCTGATTCATTGAGGCATGGTACGTTAGCATTTCTTTCCAACTCAACCTCATTAATATATTCAGGTACTGATTTTCTCACCAAACCCATTTTCCTACGCGGATTTTCTGGTTCATTACATTTGGGTTTGTTACTTGTGTTATTCGTTTCGTTTGTCTGGAAGAAACTTTGGGTGGGCGATAGTGAAGGTTCTAACGATAGGTTAAATAAGAATGAGAGAGTCTTGTGTTACAAACAGACTCTTTTCTGTTGTTTGGGTGTTTCGTTGTTTAGTCTTGTCTGGTTTTTATTGAACTACTTCTATTGGTATAAAAATGGTTGGTCCGGTGATGAACTAGTGACTCTTTTGGATTTAGCTCTTCGAACACTTTCTTGGGTTGCAGTTTCTGTTTACTTGCACAACCAATTTTTTGATTCAGCTAATACGAAGTTCCCATTTCTATTGAGAGTTTGGTGGGGCTCTTATTTCGCATTTTCTTGTTATTGTCTTGTTGTGGACCTTGTTCTATATGGACAACATGTGTCCTTACAAGTTCAGTATTTAGCATCGGATGCAGTCTCTGTGTTCGCTGGTTTGTTTCTCTGTTTTATGGGATTCTTGAAAATTAAGGGTGAAGATACCCTTCTCGAAGAACTCCTCTTGAATGGTGATTCAATTAATAATTCGGAGTCAACTAAGTCTAGAGGGGGTGACACTGTAACTCCTTACTCAAATGCTGGTCTCTTCAGTATCCTTACCTTCTCTTGGATGGGTTCTCTAATTGCTCGTggcaataagaaaactttagacCTTGAGGATGTTCCTCAACTTTACAGTGGCGATAGTGTAGTTGGGGCATTTCGGGTTTTCAGAAGTAAACTCGAGTCAGATAGTGCCGCTAGTGGATTTACCACGTTTAAGCTCGTGAAGGCCTTGTTCTTATCAGCTTGGAAGGAAATTCTGTGGACAGCTTTGCTGGCGGTGTTATACACATCAGCTACTTATGTTGGCCCATACCTTATAGATGCATTTGTTCAATATCTCAATGGGCGAGGAAAGTTCAAAAATCAGGGATATCTTTTAGCTTCAGCCTTTTTGGTCGGAAAACTTGTAGAGTGCCTCTCACAGAGGCACTGGTTCTTTAGGTTGCAGCAAATTGGAATCAGGATCCGTGCCGTACTTGTGGCAATGATCTACAACAAAGGCTTGACCCTTTCATGCCAGTCAAAGCAGGGCCACACTAGTGGGGAGATCATCAATTTTATGACTGTTGATGCAGAGCGGATTGGTAACTTTAGCTGGTACTTGCATGATCCTTGGCTGGTCATTATCCAAGTTGTTTTGGCCTTGTTCATATTGTATAAAAATCTTGGGCTTGCAACTCTTGCTGCTTTGGTTGCAACTGTTATTGTCATGTTATTGAACTATCCACTGGGAAGATTACAGGAGAACTTTCAGGATAAGTTGATGAAATGTAAGGATAAAAGAATGAAGGCAACTTCTGAGATTTTGAGGAATATGAGAATCCTCAAGCTTCAGGCGTGGGAAATGAAGTTTTTGTCTAAGATTGAAGAGCTGCGGAAGACTGAGGCAGGATGGTTGAAGAAATTTGTTTACAGTTCATCAATTGTCAGTTTTGTCTTCTGGGGGGCTCCTACTTTTGTGTCTGTGGCTACTTTTGGTAGTTGCATGCTTATGGGAATTCCGCTCGAGTCAGGAAAGATCTTATCAGCGCTTGCAACGTTCAGGATTCTTCAAGAGCCTATCTATAATCTTCCTGACACAATTTCTATGATAGTTCAGACCAAGGTTTCCCTTGATAGAATTGCATCTTTCCTCCGTCTTGATGACTTGCAGTCTGATGTTGTCCAGAAGTTTCCAAGAGGTAGTTCTGACACAGCAATCGAGATAGTTGATGGGAATTTCTCTTGGGATTTGTCTTCTCCTAATCCAACGCTAAAAGATATCAATTTTAAAGTATTCCATGGAATGAGGGTTGCTGTATGTGGTACTGTTGGTTCAGGCAAGTCGAGTTTACTTTCTTGCATTTTGGGAGAGGTACCCAAGATCTCAGGGACACTTAGGTTGTGTGGGAAAAAGGCTTATGTTGCGCAGTCACCTTGGATACAGAGTGGGAAGATTGAGGAGAACATATTGTTTGGTGAGGAGATGGACAGAGAAAGGTATGAAAGGATACTGGAGGCTTGTTCCTTGAAGAAGGACCTGGAAATCCTCTCGTTCGGTGACCAAACAGTTATAGGTGAGAGGGGTATCAATCTGAGCGGCGGACAGAAACAAAGAATACAGATTGCACGAGCCCTCTACCAAGATGCTGATATCTATCTATTTGATGATCCTTTTAGTGCTGTCGATGCACATACTGGATCTCATTTATTTAAG GAAGTTTTGCTTGGCCTGTTGAGTTCAAAAACTGTTATTTATGTTACTCATCAAGTTGAGTTCTTACCTTCTGCTGATCTAATATTG GTCATGAAGGATGGAAGGATTACTCAGGCTGGATATTATAATGAAATTCTCAATTCTGGGTCTGATTTTATGGAACTCGTTGGCGCACATAAGACAGCTTTATCAACACTTGATTCGAAACAGGCAGGGCCAGCTTCTGGAAATGAAAGCATCAGCAAGGACAATACCAATGGGGTTCCCGAGAAAgaggaaaatggtaaagctgatGAGATGGCTGAGCCAAAAGGACAGATTGTtcaagaagaagagagagaaaaaggtAGAGTTGGGTTTCCGGTCTATTGGAAATATCTCACAACAGCATATGGTGGAGCTCTAGTGCCTTTTATTTTGCTGGCACATATTCTCTTTCAAATCCTTCAAATCGGTAGCAATTATTGGATGGCTTGGGCGACTCCAGGGTCAAAGGATGTGAAACCTGTTGTTAGTGGATACACACTAATGGTTGTCTATGTAGCTTTCGCTGTTGGAAGTGCATTTTGCATCCTGGCCAGATCCACACTTCTTGTGACAGCAGGGTACAAGACAGCAACTCTACTCTTCAATAAAATGCACTTGTGCATTTTCCGTGCCCCCATGTCCTTTTTTGATTCGACTCCCAGTGGACGAATCCTGAAtaga GCTTCTACAGACCAAATTGCAGTTGACATGCGAATTCCATATCTAGTTGGGTCAGTTGCCTTCTCAATGATCCAGCTTTTGGGAATCATTGCAGTGGTGTCTCAGGTGGCATGGCAAGTTTTTTTCGTTTTTATCCCTGTGATTGCTGCCTGCATCTGGTACCAG CAATATTACATCCCTTCTGCAAGAGAACTTTCACGGTTGGTTGGAGTGTGCAATGCTCCTGTTATCCAACATTTTTCTGAAACAATTTCAGGGTCAGCAACTATAAGAAGCTTTGATCAACAATTGAGATTCCGAGAAACAAATATGAAACTGATGGATTCATATTCTCGGCCCAAGTTTCATAATGCTGCTGCAATGGAATGGCTTTGCTTCCGCTTGGATATGCTCTCTTCTATTATATTTGCATTCTCTTTGTTATTCTTAATCTCTTTCCGAAAGGGAATCGATCCAG CCATTGCCGGTTTAGCTGTGACATATGGACTCAACCTAAACATGATACAAGCTTGGATGATATGGAGTATTTGCAATATGGAGAATACGTTCATATCAGTAGAGAGAATACTCCAGTATATGTCTATTCCTAGTGAACCTCCTCTTGTAATAGAAGAAAATCAGCCTGACTATTCTTGGCCATCACATGGAGAAGTTGATATTGGTAATCTGCAG GTGCGGTATGCCCCTCACTTGCCACTTGTGTTGCGAGGTCTCACATGCACTTTCCCTGGAGGGAAGAAAATTGGTATCGTTGGTAGAACAGGCAGTGGTAAATCTACTCTCATACAAGCACTTTTCCGAATTGTTGAGCCTGCAGCTGGTCAGATTTTGATTGATGGCATAAATATCTCTTTAATTGGTGTGCATGACTTGCGGTCAAGACTAAGCATTATTCCTCAAGATCCTACCATGTTTGAAGGGACTGTAAGGAGTAACCTGGACCCCCTTGAAGAGTACACAGATGAGCAAATTTGGGAG GCTCTTGATAAGTGCCAGCTTGGTGATGAAGTTAGGAAGAAGGAGAAAAAGCTAGACTCCACAG TTACGGAGAATGGGGAGAACTGGAGTATGGGTCAGAGGCAGCTGGTGTGTCTTGGGCGTGTACTACTGAAGAAAAGTAAGGTTTTGGTGCTGGATGAAGCTACTGCCTCAGTTGATACTGCTACTGATAATTTGATTCAGCAAACCATTAGGCAACACTTCTCTGACTGTACCGTCATAACCATAGCACATCGAATAACGTCTGTTCTTGATAGCGACATGGTTCTTCTTCTGAGTCAAG GGCTTATCGAGGAATATGACACTCCAATTAAGTTATTAGAAAACAATTCATCGTCATTTGCACAACTAGTGGCAGAGTACTCAGCGAGATCAAaatccagttttgagaagttgtaa
- the LOC110665222 gene encoding ABC transporter C family member 3 — translation MELADSLRHGMLAFLSNSPSLMYSGTDFLFKPIFLRGFSGSLHLGLLLVLFVSFVWKKLLGGDDEGSKDRFNKNERALCYKQTVFCCLGVSVFSIVWCLLNYFYWYKNGWSGDELVTLLDLALRTLSWGAVSVYLHSQFFDSANTKFPFLLRVWWGFYFSFSCYCLVVDLVLCGKHVSLQVQCLASDAVSVFAGLFLCFVGFLKIKGEDTLLDEPLLNGDSSNNSESTKSRGGDTVTPYANAGLFSILTFSWMGSLIAVGNKKTLDLEDVPQLYSGDSVVGAFPVFRNKVELDSGAASGVTTFKLVKALFFSAWKEILWTALLAVLYTSASYVGPYLMDAFVQCLNGRGKFKNQGYLLASAFLVGKLVQCLTQRHWFFRLQQIGIRLRAVLVAMIYNKGLTLSCQSKQGHTSGEIINFMTVDAERIGDFSWYLHDPWLVIIRVALALFILSKNLGLASLATLVATVVVMLLNYPLGRLQENFQDKLMKCKDKRMKATSEILRNMRILKLQAWEMKFLSKIEELRKTEAGWLKKFVYSSSIVSFVFWGAPTFVSVATFGACMLMGIPLESGKILSALATFRILQEPIYNLPDTISMIVQTKVSLDRIASFLRLDDLQSDVVEKFLRGSSDTAIEIVDGNFSWDLSSPNPTLKDINFKVFHGMSVAVCGTVGSGKSSLLSCILGEVPKISGTLRLCGKKAYVAQSPWIQSGKIEENILFGEEMDRERYERILEACSLKKDLEILSFGDQTVIGERGINLSGGQKQRIQIARALYQDADIYLFDDPFSAVDAHTGSHLFKEVLLGLLSSKTVIYVTHQVEFLPAADLILVMKDGRITQAGNYNDILNSGSDFMELVGAHKTALSALDSKQAGPASGNDSVSKDNNGMRTTNGVPQKEENKDLQIGKADEIAEPKGQIVQEEEREKGRVGFPVYWKYLTTAYGGALVPFILLAQILFQILQIGSNYWMVWATPVSKDVKPVVSRYTLMVVYVALAVGSSFCILARSTLLVTAGYKTATLLFNKMHLCIFRAPMSFFDSTPSGRILNRASTDQSAVDMQIPYQVGAVAFSMIQLLGIIAVMSQVAWQVFIVFIPVIAACIWYQQYYIPSARELSRLVGVCKAPVIQHFAETISGSTTIRSFDQQLRFQETNMKLMDSYSRPLFHSVAAMEWLCFRLDMFSSVPFAFSLFFLISFPKGIDPAIAGLAVTYGLNLNRLQAWVIWNICNMENKIISVERILQYMSIPSEPPLVIDENRPDYFWPSHGEVDIGNLQVRYAPHMPLVLRGLTCTFPGGKKTGIVGRTGSGKSTLIQTLFRIVEPAAGQILIDGINISLIGVHDLRSRLSIIPQDPTMFEGTVRSNLDPLDEYTDEQIWEALDKCQLGDEVRKKEKKLDSAVTENGENWSMGQRQLVCLGRVLLKKSKVLVLDEATASVDTATDNLIQQTIRQHFSDCTVITIAHRITSVLDSDMVLLLSKGLIEEYDTPTRLLESNSSSFAQLVAEYSARSNSSFEKLS, via the exons ATGGAACTTGCTGATTCTTTGAGGCATGGTATGTTAGCTTTTCTTTCCAACTCACCCTCGTTAATGTATTCAGGTACAGATTTTCTCTTTAAACCAATTTTCCTACGCGGATTTTCTGGTTCATTACACTTGGGTTTGTTACTTGTGTTATTCGTTTCGTTTGTCTGGAAGAAACTTTTGGGGGGTGATGATGAAGGTTCTAAAGATAGGTTCAATAAGAATGAGAGAGCCTTGTGTTACAAACAGACTGTGTTCTGTTGTTTGGGTGTTTCGGTGTTTAGTATTGTCTGGTGTTTATTGAACTACTTCTATTGGTATAAAAATGGTTGGTCTGGTGATGAACTAGTGACCCTTTTGGATTTAGCTCTTAGAACACTCTCTTGGGGTGCAGTTTCGGTTTACTTGCACAGCCAATTTTTTGATTCAGCTAATACAAAGTTCCCATTTCTATTGAGAGTTTGGTGGGGCTTTTATTTCTCATTTTCTTGTTATTGTCTTGTTGTGGACCTTGTTCTATGTGGAAAACATGTTTCCTTACAAGTTCAGTGTTTAGCATCCGATGCAGTCTCTGTGTTCGCTGGTTTGTTTCTCTGTTTTGTGGGTTTCTTGAAAATTAAGGGTGAAGATACCCTTCTCGATGAACCCCTCTTGAATGGTGATTCAAGTAATAATTCGGAGTCAACTAAGTCTAGAGGGGGTGACACTGTAACTCCTTACGCAAATGCTGGTCTCTTCAGTATCCTTACCTTCTCTTGGATGGGTTCTCTAATTGCTGTTggcaataagaaaactttagacCTTGAGGATGTTCCTCAACTTTATAGTGGCGATAGTGTAGTTGGGGCATTTCCGGTTTTCAGAAATAAAGTTGAGTTGGATAGTGGGGCTGCTAGCGGAGTTACCACGTTTAAACTCGTGAAGGCCTTGTTCTTCTCTGCTTGGAAGGAAATTCTGTGGACAGCTTTACTAGCTGTGTTATACACATCAGCTTCTTATGTTGGCCCATACCTTATGGATGCATTTGTTCAATGTCTCAATGGGCGAGGAAAGTTCAAAAATCAGGGATATCTTTTAGCTTCAGCCTTTTTGGTTGGAAAACTTGTACAGTGCCTCACACAGAGGCATTGGTTCTTTAGGTTGCAGCAAATTGGAATTAGGCTGCGTGCAGTACTTGTGGCAATGATCTACAACAAAGGCTTGACCCTTTCATGCCAGTCAAAGCAGGGCCATACGAGTGGGGAGATCATCAATTTTATGACTGTTGATGCAGAGCGGATTGGTGACTTTAGCTGGTACTTGCATGATCCATGGCTGGTCATTATCCGAGTTGCTTTGGCATTGTTCATATTGTCTAAAAATCTTGGTCTTGCATCTCTTGCTACTTTGGTTGCAACAGTTGTTGTCATGTTATTGAACTATCCGCTGGGAAGATTACAGGAGAACTTTCAGGATAAGTTGATGAAATGTAAGGATAAAAGAATGAAGGCAACTTCTGAGATTTTAAGGAATATGAGAATCCTCAAGCTTCAGGCGTGGGAAATGAAGTTTTTGTCTAAGATTGAAGAGCTGCGGAAGACTGAGGCAGGATGGTTGAAGAAATTTGTTTACAGTTCATCAATTGTCAGTTTTGTCTTTTGGGGGGCTCCTACTTTTGTGTCTGTGGCTACTTTTGGTGCTTGTATGCTTATGGGAATTCCGCTCGAGTCAGGAAAGATCTTATCAGCGCTTGCAACGTTCAGGATTCTTCAAGAGCCTATCTATAATCTTCCTGACACAATTTCTATGATAGTTCAGACCAAGGTTTCCCTTGATAGAATTGCATCTTTCCTCCGTCTTGATGACTTGCAGTCTGATGTTGTCGAGAAGTTTCTAAGAGGTAGTTCTGACACAGCAATCGAGATAGTTGATGGGAATTTCTCTTGGGATTTGTCTTCTCCTAATCCAACACTAAAAGATATCAATTTTAAAGTATTCCATGGAATGAGTGTTGCTGTATGTGGTACTGTTGGTTCAGGCAAGTCGAGTTTACTTTCTTGCATTTTGGGAGAGGTACCCAAGATCTCAGGGACACTTAGGTTGTGTGGGAAAAAGGCTTATGTTGCGCAGTCACCTTGGATACAGAGTGGGAAGATTGAGGAGAACATATTGTTTGGTGAGGAGATGGACAGAGAAAGGTATGAAAGGATACTGGAGGCTTGTTCCTTGAAGAAGGACCTGGAAATCCTCTCGTTCGGTGACCAAACAGTTATTGGTGAGAGGGGTATCAATCTGAGTGGCGGACAGAAACAAAGAATACAGATTGCACGAGCTCTCTACCAAGATGCTGATATCTATCTATTTGATGATCCTTTTAGCGCTGTCGATGCACATACTGGATCTCATTTATTTAag GAAGTTTTGCTTGGCCTGTTGAGTTCGAAAACTGTTATTTATGTTACTCATCAAGTTGAGTTCTTACCTGCTGCCGATCTAATATTG GTCATGAAAGATGGAAGGATTACTCAGGCTGGAAATTATAATGACATTCTCAATTCAGGGTCTGATTTTATGGAACTTGTTGGTGCACATAAGACAGCTTTGTCAGCACTTGATTCGAAACAGGCAGGGCCAGCTTCTGGAAATGATAGCGTCAGCAAGGACAATAATGGCATGAGAACTACCAATGGGGTTCCCCAAAAAGAAGAAAACAAGGATCTGCAAATTGGAAAAGCTGATGAGATAGCTGAGCCAAAAGGACAGATTGTtcaagaagaagagagagaaaaaggtAGAGTTGGGTTTCCAGTCTACTGGAAATATCTTACAACGGCATATGGAGGAGCTCTAGTGCCTTTTATTTTGCTGGCACAGATTCTCTTTCAGATCCTTCAAATTGGTAGCAATTATTGGATGGTTTGGGCAACTCCAGTGTCAAAGGATGTGAAACCTGTTGTTAGCAGATACACACTAATGGTTGTCTATGTAGCTTTGGCTGTTGGAAGTTCTTTTTGCATCCTGGCCAGATCCACACTTCTTGTGACAGCAGGGTACAAGACAGCAACTCTACTCTTCAATAAAATGCATTTGTGCATTTTCCGTGCCCCTATGTCCTTTTTTGATTCGACTCCCAGTGGACGAATCCTGAATAGG GCTTCTACAGACCAAAGTGCAGTTGACATGCAAATTCCATATCAAGTTGGGGCAGTTGCCTTCTCAATGATCCAGCTTTTGGGAATCATTGCAGTGATGTCTCAGGTGGCATGGCAAGTTTTTATCGTTTTTATCCCTGTGATTGCTGCCTGCATCTGGTACCAG CAATATTACATCCCTTCTGCAAGAGAACTTTCACGGTTGGTTGGAGTGTGCAAAGCTCCAGTTATCCAACATTTTGCTGAAACAATTTCAGGGTCAACAACTATAAGGAGCTTTGATCAACAATTGAGATTCCAAGAAACAAACATGAAACTGATGGATTCATATTCTCGGCCCTTGTTTCATAGTGTTGCTGCAATGGAATGGCTTTGCTTCCGCTTGGATATGTTCTCTTCTGTTCCATTCGCCTTCTCTTTGTTTTTCTTAATCTCTTTCCCAAAGGGAATCGATCCAG CCATTGCCGGTTTAGCTGTGACATATGGACTCAACCTAAACAGGTTACAAGCATGGGTGATATGGAATATTTGCAATATGGAGAATAAGATCATATCAGTAGAGAGAATACTCCAGTATATGTCTATTCCCAGTGAACCTCCTCTTGTAATAGATGAAAATCGGCCTGACTATTTTTGGCCATCACATGGAGAAGTTGATATTGGTAATCTGCAG GTCCGGTATGCCCCTCACATGCCACTTGTGTTGCGAGGTCTCACATGCACTTTCCCTGGAGGGAAGAAAACCGGTATCGTTGGTAGAACAGGCAGTGGTAAATCTACTCTCATACAAACACTTTTCAGAATTGTTGAGCCCGCAGCTGGTCAGATTTTGATTGATGGCATAAATATCTCATTAATTGGTGTGCACGACTTGCGGTCAAGACTAAGCATCATTCCTCAAGATCCTACCATGTTTGAAGGAACTGTACGGAGCAACCTGGACCCCCTTGATGAGTACACAGATGAACAAATTTGGGAG GCTCTTGATAAGTGCCAGCTTGGAGATGAAGTTAGGAAGAAGGAGAAAAAGCTAGACTCCGCAG TTACAGAGAATGGGGAGAACTGGAGTATGGGTCAGAGGCAGCTGGTGTGTCTTGGGCGTGTACTACTGAAGAAAAGTAAGGTTTTGGTGCTGGATGAAGCTACTGCCTCAGTTGATACTGCTACTGATAATTTGATTCAGCAAACCATTAGGCAACACTTCTCTGACTGTACCGTCATAACCATAGCACATCGAATAACGTCTGTTCTTGATAGCGACATGGTTCTGCTTCTGAGTAAAG GGCTTATCGAGGAATATGACACTCCAACAAGGTTATTAGAAAGCAATTCATCGTCATTTGCACAACTAGTGGCAGAGTACTCAGCGAGATCTAActccagttttgagaagttaagctGA